The Collimonas sp. PA-H2 genome contains a region encoding:
- a CDS encoding GpE family phage tail protein has protein sequence MADIAVVFHWPPQAMDELEVSDLMAWRERARVRSGAEE, from the coding sequence ATGGCGGATATTGCGGTGGTGTTTCACTGGCCGCCGCAGGCCATGGATGAGCTGGAAGTATCGGACTTGATGGCCTGGCGCGAACGCGCCAGGGTGCGCAGCGGCGCTGAAGAATAG
- a CDS encoding phage tail tape measure protein, with amino-acid sequence MSEKQLRLQVVFAALDKLTGPLKKITGESSALGKAIKANNDRLKELNAQQKDVGRFRELNAGLQASSGKLRETQQQIAALAQRMRQTEEPTRAMTREWNAAVKSASALKQAGQRQGEQMQILRTRLSGAGIDTRQLGTAQTWLKNSIAFTNAELTAQQKKLAAVGAQQQKIAGARQHADKLRTTAGNVAAAGIGATVTGAAVGAPLVTGLKEAKHYQTEKGRITALGLGPKVSADAESYARSMQTYGTSHAENLELVRDSMSVFGDLPHAQMVAPMLAKMKFANKAFYGEEAGGENERKFMDMLKVIEVRGGTASSEKFHEQANMVQKVISATGGRVGPTEWLNLIKTGGIAAKGMDEKSFYYELEPLVQELGGFGVGNGLMSSYNNLYQGRTSKRAAINLDKLGLIGDHTKVVPDKVGQTAQLNPGALLGSDLFKKSQFEWMEKVLLPQLAKNGITGKDKILDTIGSLFTNRKAGDLMANMYLQRAQIHKNRNLNEGAYDVDQLEPLAREQAAGKEMDAHAKLADLQLTMGEKILPLYSSAIETVTKALESLNGFMERNPATAKAMIVGFGILAAILVVLGPLMLSLAALIGPYAMLHVLFAKMGVSGGVLTPILRGISGGLMTVGKTVLWLGRALLTNPIVLLITLIAVLAYLIYKNWEPLKAFFSDLWDGITERFNRVWETIKTFAGGLWADVKTAFDGGIGGVSELIMNWSPLGLFYKAFAGVMSWFGVELPGTFTEFGANIIQGLVNGISSGFGFLKEKIKQLAGMVGMTFAKEQEIHSPSRVFSRFGGFITEGLALGIENGQDAPINQVSGLAKRLTQLGAGIAIGATAMPALSFDTRPPIAPRTAGADVVVQGDTIQIIVQTQPGMDDQAIARAVMLAMEQRDREKSARLRSSLSDNHY; translated from the coding sequence ATGAGTGAGAAGCAATTGCGGCTACAGGTGGTCTTCGCGGCGCTGGACAAGCTGACCGGTCCCCTAAAAAAAATCACCGGCGAGTCGTCCGCCCTGGGCAAAGCCATCAAGGCCAATAACGACAGGCTGAAGGAACTGAACGCCCAGCAAAAAGATGTTGGGCGCTTCCGCGAACTGAACGCCGGCTTGCAGGCCAGCTCCGGCAAGCTGCGCGAGACACAACAGCAGATTGCCGCCCTGGCGCAGAGGATGCGTCAAACGGAGGAACCCACGCGCGCCATGACCCGCGAATGGAACGCCGCCGTCAAATCCGCCAGCGCCTTGAAACAGGCCGGCCAGCGGCAAGGCGAACAAATGCAGATCCTACGCACCCGCTTGTCCGGCGCCGGCATCGATACGCGCCAGCTCGGCACGGCACAGACCTGGCTGAAAAACAGCATCGCCTTTACCAATGCCGAATTAACAGCACAACAGAAGAAGCTGGCCGCAGTCGGCGCGCAACAGCAAAAAATTGCTGGCGCCCGCCAGCACGCCGACAAGCTGCGTACCACCGCCGGCAATGTCGCTGCTGCCGGCATCGGTGCGACTGTCACCGGCGCCGCCGTGGGCGCGCCCTTGGTCACTGGCTTGAAAGAGGCGAAGCACTACCAGACTGAGAAGGGCCGCATTACTGCCCTGGGCCTGGGACCGAAGGTCAGCGCCGACGCCGAGAGCTACGCCCGCAGCATGCAGACCTACGGCACCAGCCATGCCGAAAACCTGGAGCTAGTGCGCGACAGCATGTCCGTGTTTGGCGATCTGCCGCACGCGCAGATGGTCGCGCCCATGCTGGCGAAGATGAAATTTGCAAATAAAGCGTTTTATGGCGAGGAAGCCGGCGGCGAGAACGAACGCAAGTTCATGGACATGCTCAAGGTCATCGAGGTGCGCGGCGGCACGGCCAGCTCGGAGAAATTCCACGAACAGGCCAACATGGTGCAGAAAGTCATTTCCGCCACGGGCGGCCGGGTCGGTCCTACCGAGTGGCTGAACCTCATCAAGACCGGCGGCATCGCTGCCAAGGGCATGGACGAAAAGTCGTTTTACTACGAGCTGGAGCCGCTGGTGCAGGAGCTGGGCGGCTTTGGCGTCGGTAACGGCCTGATGTCTAGCTATAACAATCTGTACCAGGGACGCACCAGCAAGCGGGCCGCAATCAATCTGGACAAGCTGGGCCTGATTGGCGATCACACCAAGGTCGTGCCGGACAAGGTCGGCCAGACCGCCCAGCTGAACCCCGGCGCGCTGCTGGGCTCGGACCTGTTCAAGAAAAGCCAATTCGAGTGGATGGAAAAGGTCTTGTTGCCACAGTTGGCAAAAAACGGCATTACCGGCAAAGACAAGATCCTCGATACCATCGGCAGCCTGTTTACCAATCGTAAGGCCGGCGACCTGATGGCGAACATGTACCTGCAGCGCGCCCAGATCCACAAGAATCGGAATTTAAACGAAGGCGCCTACGATGTGGACCAGCTGGAACCGCTGGCCCGCGAACAGGCCGCCGGCAAGGAAATGGACGCGCATGCCAAGCTGGCCGACCTGCAATTGACCATGGGCGAAAAAATCCTGCCGCTGTATTCCAGCGCCATCGAGACCGTAACGAAAGCCCTGGAAAGCCTGAACGGCTTCATGGAGCGCAACCCGGCCACGGCCAAAGCGATGATTGTCGGTTTCGGCATACTCGCCGCCATCCTGGTGGTGCTGGGGCCGTTGATGCTGAGCCTGGCCGCCTTGATCGGTCCCTATGCCATGTTGCATGTGCTGTTCGCCAAGATGGGCGTCTCCGGCGGCGTACTCACGCCGATCTTACGCGGCATTAGCGGCGGCTTGATGACGGTCGGCAAAACCGTCTTGTGGCTAGGTCGCGCCTTGCTGACGAACCCGATTGTGTTGCTGATTACCCTCATTGCGGTATTGGCCTACCTCATCTATAAAAATTGGGAACCCCTGAAGGCTTTCTTTAGCGATCTGTGGGATGGCATCACCGAGCGGTTTAATCGTGTATGGGAAACCATCAAGACCTTTGCCGGCGGCCTGTGGGCGGATGTGAAAACGGCATTCGACGGCGGAATCGGCGGCGTCAGCGAGTTAATCATGAACTGGTCGCCGCTGGGACTGTTCTATAAGGCATTTGCCGGAGTCATGAGCTGGTTCGGTGTGGAGCTGCCGGGGACATTTACCGAGTTCGGCGCCAACATCATTCAGGGTCTGGTCAATGGGATTTCGTCCGGCTTCGGTTTCTTGAAGGAGAAGATCAAGCAGCTGGCGGGGATGGTCGGCATGACCTTTGCGAAGGAGCAAGAGATCCACAGCCCTAGCCGAGTCTTTAGCCGATTCGGTGGCTTCATCACTGAGGGGCTAGCGCTGGGTATTGAGAACGGACAGGATGCGCCGATCAACCAGGTCAGCGGTCTTGCCAAGCGGCTGACCCAGCTCGGCGCCGGCATCGCCATCGGTGCGACGGCCATGCCGGCGCTGTCCTTCGATACGCGCCCACCCATTGCGCCGCGTACCGCTGGCGCCGACGTCGTGGTCCAGGGCGACACGATCCAGATCATCGTTCAAACACAGCCTGGCATGGATGACCAGGCCATTGCCCGCGCCGTCATGCTGGCGA